DNA sequence from the Cohnella herbarum genome:
ATTTTGACGTCTTCGCTGAAATCCGGAATTTTCATAAAGCCGACGTTATCGCCCATCTCTTCGCTGAAGTTCGTGATGTCCGAATTGGCTCCCACGCTCATGCCGAGCTGGCCTTGAATGAACAATTGGCGAATGGAATCGTCCGCAATGACCAAATCTTTGTCGAAGAGCTCATGCCAGCCCTTCATGACGTTCACCAGCTTAGGATCGGAGAAGTTCGACGTGCCTTTGACCAGGCTGTCCAGACCCGGAATATCTACCGTCTGAGCGATCCAGTAGTCGGGGACATGGAGAAAGCTGTCTTTGAACAATCCGAGCGGCGTCACGTTTTGCGCTTTGATCTTCTCGAGCATGGCCACGAATTCCTGGAAGTTTTTCGGACGCTGCGCGACCGGATCGACCCCCGCGTCGGCAAAGATCTTCTTGTTGTAAGCCAGGAGGAACGTGCCGTCCGTTCCGAACGGAACGCCGTAGGCTTTGCCGTCGTTCGTGAAGTCTTCCGTCGTTGCGCTCCAACCTACGATTCGCGATCTTTCTTCCGCCGTGAAGTACGGGTCCATCGGCTCCAAAAACTGCTTAAAGCGGAGCATGTACGAACCCGACCAGAGTACGGTCAGATCGGGACCGTTCTTGGCGATGCTGGCCGTTTGGAACTTGGCGAACAGCTCGTCTCCCGAAGGAACGTCCTGCACGTCGATTCTGACGTTCGGATGCAGCTTCTGATAACGTTCCACCGCCTGGGAAATATAGAAATCTTCCTTTTTCTTGGATTTGTTATTTTCGTCAATGGTGGCGAACCCCGAATTCCAGAAAACAAGATCGACTTTCTTGTCGCCGTTGGAAGAAGCGCTTTCATTTGTGCCACCGCTACACGCGTTAAGCATGAGTGCCATTACGATGATCAATGTTGCGGTTACAACCGACCCTTTGCTCAGTTGCATGGAAAGCTTCCTTCTTTCGTTAGTGGATGTCTTGAAACCTAGTGTAGAAGCTTTCCTTAATCAAATGAATCTCCTAAGCCAACCATTTGATTTACCACTTTATATCTGGCGCAGTAAGGATTTATCATTTTTTAATACGGATTTGACATTTTTTATACCGATTCCGATTCCGATTCCGTTTCCGTTTCCGTTTCTACGTAATGCGACGGAGCGATACCTTTGATTTTCTTGAACATCCGGGTAAACGAGCTGAGATTCAGATAGCCCAGCTTATCGGAAATTTCGGTTAAGGTCATTCCGCTTCGGATCATCGTTTCGGCTTGCTCTACCTTCGCCGTCAATACGGCGTTGCTGAACGATATTCCCTTCTCTTCCTTATAAATTCGGCTAAGATAAACCGGACTTATTTTCAGATGCGCGGCTATCCCATTTAAACTAATATCCTCGAAGCGATGCTCCTGAATGAATAACTCCGTAGCATCGACGAACTTCCTTCTCTCATGTCCGCTCTTCTCCCTGGCTATCGGATCCTGCAGCACCCGGATCGCGCTGCGCAGCAAATGAACGGCTTGCGATAACGATACGCAGTTCAGCAGCTCGGTTCTTTGGAATTGCCCTTCCGGAAGACTTCTTCCCGTCATTTCGGATATCTGTTTCAGTTGGAATAAAACATCCTCAAGTACATTGTACGTCAACGCCGGTTTGGGATACGGCGGACCGATGACCCGCTTCAAGTCGGCAAGTTGATCTTCCGCCTGCTCGAATAGATAACCCGAAAGCTTGTTCATCATCGACTTTTTCCATACGAACATAGCATCGGAAAGCGTGGATTCGGGCGGTTCCCCTTGGAACAAATGATCGTCTTCGCGATAATATTTAAGGCTGAGCAGTTCGCCCGCCATACGGTCATACTCTATCCATTCCCGCCAATCCGTAAATCGATCGCTTACCGCGATGGACAGGGAATGACCGAGATACTGCGACACGGAGTCGATCAACAGCTCCGGGTCGATCTCCGTGCCGTTCCCGCTCCGCAACAGAACATGCCAGCGGTTGTCTTTGATGTTCTCCACGAACCCGATTAGCTTTCCCCGGTAGAGCTCCGCAGCCATATGATCGATCGAATGGCCGATCTTCACGACTTCCTGGGAAGTCAGAATCGAATCGCTCCGGGAAACGTCCAATGCCACGGCCCATGCCTGATATTGTCCCTCTTCGAGAAAATATTTAAACTCGCCCAGTTTCTCCGCGAAATCTTCCGTCTCCGCGCCGTTATACAATCCGTGCAACCAATCTCTCAACAGACCCGCTTTGCGAATGAATCTCGAACCCGCCTCCGATGTCGGTTCCTCTTGAGGGGACGTCGATTTGGCTTTCATCTTGTCCGTTAACTGCTTCAATATCCGTTGAAGCTCTTCGATTTCCATCGTCGACTTCACGATGAAATCATGAACGCCCAGACGCAGCGATTGGCGAACCGTTTCGAAATCTTGATTGCAGGTCAGAATAATAAACTCTCCGCCAGGATTGAGCGGTTTGACCTTCTCAATAAAATCCAGCCCGTTCATCTTGGGAAGCAGAATATCCACGAGCGCGATTTCAGGCAGAAACGTCTCGTACAGTTCTACGGCCTCGGCTCCGTCCCTTGCTTCGCAGACCACCTCAAGTCCCAATTCCGACCAAGGAATCAACGATTTTATTCCCATTCTAACGAGCATATCGTCTTCTATAATCATTACTTTCATTCGGATTCTCCTCCATTATGATCGATATAAGGAAAAGTCAGCGCGACGGTCGTCCCTTTGCCGATCTCGCTTCGAATTTCGATGCCGTAATGCGCGCCGTACTCCAATTGCAAGCGACGGTGCACGTTTTTCAAGCCGATACCCGATATTCTTTCCTCATCGCTTGTCCCATCCGGGTCGTTAAGAAGCATTCCGGCAAGGGCGGCTTCCTCGATACCGGCTCCGTTATCGATGACTTCCACCCGTAACTGCCCCTCTTCCTCGACACACGACAGCGTTAATCGCGGCGTTATCCCGTCGAGATCGGCAAATCCGTGCAAGATGGCATTCTCTACGATCGGCTGCAGCGTAAGCTTCAGAATCCTCGCGTTCCGGACTTCTTGCGGCACGTTCCATATCGTTTCGATTTTCATGAAAATGCGTTTTTCCTGAAAAGCGATATAGCTCTTTACGTAATCCATTTCTTCTCCGACGGTGCTCCAGATCGTGAGCGATTTGCTTAACGTATAGTTGAGCATGCTGCTCAGATTGACAAGCGTCTGGGCAATCGTCTTCTCGCCCTTCATTTCCGCCATCCAGCGGATCGAGTTGATCGAATTATGCAAAAAGTGGGGCTTGATCTGCGAGAGCAACAGGTTCAATTCCAGGTTTGATTTTTCCCGTTCATCCGTTTGGATCCGCTCGATCTGTTCGTTGATCCGGCTTACCATCTGTTGAATGCCAGAAAACAAAATTTCGATTTCTTCCAATCCCTTGTACTGGAATTGCCAATGAATACTATGCCCTTGCGCGGGGTCGTTAAAGCGGATTTTGCGTACCGTCTTGGATAAATTCAAGATCGGCACCATCGCTTTTCTTGTGAAAATATACAGGATAAGCGAAATTAACACAATGGAGGCTACCGTTACGGTCAGCGTATGATTCCACAACTGTTTAGTCGGACTGGCCAGAGATTCTTCGGGCGTTAAGGCGATTAAATACCATCTAAGAAAGGGGATATTCTGGATGGAACAGAAGTAACTCCGCCCGTTCCACTTGATATGAAAGCTTTCGTATTCTCCCCCGTTATTTTTTGCTTTGGAAATCGCGTTTTTCGATAATTCCTGTAAAGGAGAGTTACTGTCTTCGCTCGAAATAAGCAATTCTCCGTTATCCTGGCTAATGAAAGCAAGCGTAGAACTGTTTAGTTGGATTTTGTGCAGCAGCCGTTGAAACAAGCTATCGTTCACCATGACGTTCAAGAGGCCAAGAGCCTGATTTCCTTGTACGATATTTTTCGTAAAATATAAGGCATTATGATCGCCGGAAAGATCGTGGAGATTGGCGCCAACGTTACGATACATGATGTTATTGTCATAAGGAACCCTTTCTTCGGGCCAATTAAACCCGCGCAACACTTGCTTGAACCTTTCGACTTCCGTATCGTGCAGGGCGCTATTGCTGAACACTTCCCCTTGATCGGTCAGGATTTGTACGTATAAAGGAACTCTCAACCGATAGGCCGCGGTAAAAGACTTGAGGCGATCCATAACGGCTTGGCTGCCGATAGAGGCGTTGGTTTCTCGATTCAGCAACCTCTGCAATTCCTGATCCTGCGACAGAGTGCGAAGATAATCCTCGATATGATTCACGTAAAAATCCAAGCTGATGGAGAGCGACTCCATGTTGCTGGATACCGATTTATCGTACAACGTCTCCACTTGCTTAACCGCTCCTTTACCCAACATATAACCTTGGATAAGAACCGGAATAATGATAATGCACATAAGGAGAAGAATGAGCGTGATCAAGTTCATTCTGCGTTTCATCCTAATCATCTAACAAACCTCCCTCGTGCACATTCATTCTTTCGACCCCATGATTATACATCAAAAAGGGCCGCTCTTCAGAACGGCCCGGAGCCCGGGAGTCTTCACTTCGTTTTGGGTTGATGTTTTAATTCTGCCCGAGCGGCCTTTACTCCCCTGACGATGGCCTGCTCGAGTACCACAGCAGCTACGGTGCCGATGGCAGTCACGGCGGCATTGCCGATAAGCCCGCTAGTATCGGTTCCTGTAGCCATGCAGAATACGGTATCCCCGTCGCCTTGAATATGCACCGGGGAAACCGCCCGCGCCATGCCGTCATGCGCGAGCGTCGCTACCCTTCCTGCCTCGGCTTTGTCTAGTTTGGCGGTGGTCGCGATAACGGCGATGGTTGTGCTCCCGCTCCGGATCGAGCTTGGGGTGGGAGGGATCCCTTTAAGGATCGCCCTAGTTTGATTAACGAATTTACCATCGGGCCCGAGCGCTCCGGCTAGGATATGATCCTCATCCCAAATATCCCCAAGAGCATTAACTACGACAATTGCGGCCACGATAGGTCCTCCCGGGATTTTCCAAGAGGCGGTTCCGACTCCGCCCTTCATCGGCGTTCCGTAGATTTTCCCTACCGTCGCACCCGCTCCTGCGCCCACGCTGCCTTGCGCCACGGGACCGGCCTTAGCGGCTTGCGCTGCCTTATACCCCAGCCGCGCGTCGGGCCTACGGGAGCCTTTCGCGTAATAAAGGTCAAAAATAACGGCCGCAGGCACGGTAGGGAGCGGTCCAACCTCGGTCCGGGTACCGTATCCATGCCCGGCAAGCCAATTCACCACCCCGGCTGTCGCGGCAAGACCGAAATTGCTTCCGCCCGTAAGGAGAACCCCCTGTACGAGGTCCGTTGCCGTTCCGGGCTTAATCGCATCCGTCTGTTCCGTCCCCGGATATCCGCCTCTGACGTCTACGCCGGGAACCGCGCCTTTCGGATACAATACGACGGTGCAACCGGTACGACCGCTTTGATCCTCCGCATGCCCCACCAGGATGCCCGGAACGTCGGTAATGCTCCCTTTGGCATGAACCTTGGTTCTCCGGCCGATTAAGCGGTCGGCACTCGGTCCGATCGGTTGATCAAGCAGGCTGCGGTCGTTTCGATCTACCGTTTGCCGAAGATACTTCTCCCTGTTTAGAAAGATTTTGTTGTGTTTTTCGGATATCCCTTTGCCTCGATAGATCCCCGGGTTTCTCATGCTTTCAACTCCGATTTCATGCAATATGAGCCTGCTTCATGCCACATCCGATGACGTTCGCCTATAAATACTATGTAGGGGATGACGAATGTGCTCAGATAAAAGCCGACTTTCCGGAATCTTCGCTCGGAGAGGCATCCCGAAAGCAAACTCTGAACCCTTTCAGTTGCAAAAGGAGCTAAGCGGCCCGTTCCCGCTTAGCTCCTTAATTTTGTCGTCAGCAACCCCATTACGCGGATTAACGTCGGCACACTTGACCGATGTGTGTTATTTTTCGTACATAACATTGCTCTCTGGGGGAATTTGGATAGTTATAGGTTAAATTTAGCCTATATTTCTTATGCCCTGCCCCGAAACGGGATGTTATGTATCAATTTTGACTCATATTCCGTAATTTCTGATTTTCAAGAAAAAATATGTGCTAATAATAACCCATAATCGCCCACGCGTATGGGCCACTGGACTTGAACGTACAAAAAGAACCTGGCTTTTGGGACTGACCTCCCGATCTAACGCAACAATCTCGCGGTGACGACCGTTTGCCCTAATTCGTTGTTCGCGACGTTGACGGCAATGACCTTCGTCGTGCGATGCCCGTTGCGGTCGGTGATCTCGATCGTGATCCGATCTTTCTTTAACTCGTCGGGATAGTCATCCAGTTGCATATGTCCGATGCCCGATTTGTCGCCGGCCGCCATCTCCGCTTTTTCTTGCGGCCCCGCGTCGGGCGACGGCTTCCGCCCGGCGCCGAGAAAATGCGCGAAATCGTCCGCGGCGGCCCATTTGTGCATGTTCCACGCCGTCCACCGGTACCAGATTTTGTCGTAGTCGCGGAAGTTCTCGTCGAACGTCATCGTCATCTTTTTGTCGTACAGCAAATCGAAATCGGCTATCGACACCTGGCGCTCCTCGTCGAACTTCTGGTAGACGTCCTGGTTCCAATATTTCTCCTGCTGCGTCTTCGTCCAATCCACGGCGTACAGGTACTCGTTCTCCGTCGACATCTCGATCTTCGCGATGTTGTCGCCTTCCACGTAAAATTCCAACCCGGGCCTCGAATCGACGTAGCTGACGTACGTGCGCGCTTCGCCCGTCGCGTCTCCGTGATCCGCCAACTCGAACACGGCATCGTCTTCGCCCATCTTGACGTTAATGGCGTAGGCCGAAGTCTCCCCGCCCCGAACGGGATGCCGGGGAAGACGAACAGCGCCAGAGCGATGGCGATGGCCGGAATAGCCATCCACGAGCGACGAACCAACGGCCGGCTCCGCGTCGCTCTCGCGCCGCCGCGCGCATGCTCTTCCTCTTGAAGGTCATTCAGCAAGCGCTGTCGCATCCGCGACCGTTGCGCCTCGTCCGGCCCCATTCGATCGAATACCCTCGTCAATTCTTCCCTATTCACGCGGATCCTCTCCCATTTCCAATTTTAGCCGATTCCTGGCGGTGCGCATTTGCGTTTTGACCGTATTCGGGTTCAGCTTCAGCATCTCCGCGATTTCGTTCACCTTGTAGCCTTCGTAATAGTACAGATACAGCACCAGCCGGTTCGTCGGCGGCAGCTTGCGGAGGTTGTCCTCCATATCCCGATCGCGGACGGCGTCCATCGACGCAAGCTTCAGCGCACCGGCGTCGAGATCGACGATTTTTTTTCTCCACCATTTGCGGTGCAGGTCGCGGCAATGGTTTTGCGCGGCGGTAATGAGCCATGCCTTCTCGTGCTCGACGTCGTTGAACGGCTTGTCGCTTTCAAGCAGCTTGACGAAGACGGAATGCGTCGCGTCTTCCGCATCCTGCCGGTTGCCCATCAGCGAGTAGCATACCCGGTACACCGTGTCGACGTGACGATCGTACGCTTCGGGCAACGCGCGCTTCGGATTTTCGGCGCATGCCTCGTCGGTCTTTTCCTTGCTCTCGCGCAACAAGGAGTTTTCCATCGGCTTCCCTCCCTTCCACACGTAACACGTTCGAGCGGTTCAAATGGTTTGCGCCACCCCATTAGCGTATCATTTTCTGCATTTTCTCTCATAAACAAAACCACACCCTGAGGTGTGGCCATATTGTCAATTATCTTATTCTCGGAATGCAAAAAGCTCATCGGTTGTTTTATCTCTTGGAGAAGATTGGTTAGCCGGTTGTAACAGTCGCTTGAATGGACTATCGCGTTTCATGCTTTACTGGATGAACAGACTGTCTGCATAGGCTCGATTTTGGCGGCGGCTTTCCGCGCTCATGTCACGGCCTTAACCTTTAACGGCACCCGCTGTTAAACCTTTCTCCACATACTCCTGCAACGAGATATAGACGATGATCGTGGGAATATTCACGAGAACGATCGCAGAGCAAAGACCAACGTAATCGGTTGTATAGAAGCCGGAAAAATTCAACAGACCAAGGGACAAGGTCCACATTGCCGATTTCTTAATGAAGAGCAGCGCCAAGATCAAATCGTTCCAAGTGGACAGGAAACCCAGTATACCCATTGTGGCCAATACCGGACGGCTTAAGGGTAGAAGTATATTCCGGTAGATTGTCCATAATCCGCCGCCGTCGATAATTACGGCTTCTTCCAGTTCTCTCGGCAGCCCCTTCATAAAACCGTACATGATGAAGATCATATAAGGAACGCCGCTGGCGATATAGATTCCGATCAGGAACGAATACTGATCGGACAAACCCAGCGATACAGAGGTTTGAGCAAGCGGAATCAGGATGGCATGAACGGGGATCATCATGCCTGCCACAAAAAAGTAGAATACCGCGGTCAGCCATTTGCCCCGCAGTCTCGCCAGAACGAATGAAGCCATTGAAGAGAATAGCAGGACAAGCGCCACATAAACCGTGCATATAAAGACACTGTTCATGAAGTAGGCGCCTATTTTTCCTTTGACCCACGCATGGGCATAGTTTTCGAAGCGCCAACTCTCCGGGAGCCCGAAGTAATTACTGAAGATTTCGCCGTTTGTTTTAAACGAGGTCAACAGGGTATAGATGAGTGGATAGATAAACAGGGTCGACAGCAATGCAATGCCAATATAAAAAGGGGCCAAACGCCACTTTTTTCCGGTCATATTGTAACGGGTTATTGTAGACATCATTCAATCTCCTCTACCCCTCGTAGGCTTCTCTTCTCATAGCCCGATTGGCGATCAACGTAAGCGCGAATCCGATAACGAACATCACCACGGCAGTGGCGCTGGCCATACCAAAACGATTGTTGCTGAACGCTTCCGAGTATAGATAAGTTCCAAGTACCTCCGTTGCGTTGAGGGGGCCGCCATTTGTCAATACGTAGATATTATCGAAGATCTTGAGCGTACCGATAACCAACAGAATGACGTTGATTGCCGTCACTTCTCGAATCAAAGGCAACGTTACATACCACAGCAACTGTCTACGATTAGCCCCGTCGATCCGCGCGGCTTCCTTGATGGCATCGGGAATGGCTACCAGGCCGGACAGGAAAATAATCATCACCACGCCGATTCCTTGCCAGCAGCAAATCAGAATGACGGTGAATAACGCGATGTCGGGATCGGCCAGCCAGGCTTGAATCAGATTTCCCATGCCTAACTGAGTCAGGAAGCCATCCAAAAGTCCGTCTCCCGGGTATAAAATAAACTTCCATAATAAGGAGATCGACGTA
Encoded proteins:
- a CDS encoding ABC transporter substrate-binding protein, with amino-acid sequence MQLSKGSVVTATLIIVMALMLNACSGGTNESASSNGDKKVDLVFWNSGFATIDENNKSKKKEDFYISQAVERYQKLHPNVRIDVQDVPSGDELFAKFQTASIAKNGPDLTVLWSGSYMLRFKQFLEPMDPYFTAEERSRIVGWSATTEDFTNDGKAYGVPFGTDGTFLLAYNKKIFADAGVDPVAQRPKNFQEFVAMLEKIKAQNVTPLGLFKDSFLHVPDYWIAQTVDIPGLDSLVKGTSNFSDPKLVNVMKGWHELFDKDLVIADDSIRQLFIQGQLGMSVGANSDITNFSEEMGDNVGFMKIPDFSEDVKIHDGGPGGVGAAFVVTNYSENAKEAAEFVKFLMSKEEQINKIKSGEARITVVNDVDVNEYVSDPLVKTMQEMANEPSTIFWPDNVYPAELTSEMMSLQSLVSSGKMTAEEFMKKIDRKRDELLKSKSN
- a CDS encoding response regulator transcription factor, which produces MKVMIIEDDMLVRMGIKSLIPWSELGLEVVCEARDGAEAVELYETFLPEIALVDILLPKMNGLDFIEKVKPLNPGGEFIILTCNQDFETVRQSLRLGVHDFIVKSTMEIEELQRILKQLTDKMKAKSTSPQEEPTSEAGSRFIRKAGLLRDWLHGLYNGAETEDFAEKLGEFKYFLEEGQYQAWAVALDVSRSDSILTSQEVVKIGHSIDHMAAELYRGKLIGFVENIKDNRWHVLLRSGNGTEIDPELLIDSVSQYLGHSLSIAVSDRFTDWREWIEYDRMAGELLSLKYYREDDHLFQGEPPESTLSDAMFVWKKSMMNKLSGYLFEQAEDQLADLKRVIGPPYPKPALTYNVLEDVLFQLKQISEMTGRSLPEGQFQRTELLNCVSLSQAVHLLRSAIRVLQDPIAREKSGHERRKFVDATELFIQEHRFEDISLNGIAAHLKISPVYLSRIYKEEKGISFSNAVLTAKVEQAETMIRSGMTLTEISDKLGYLNLSSFTRMFKKIKGIAPSHYVETETETESESESV
- a CDS encoding sensor histidine kinase, producing MIRMKRRMNLITLILLLMCIIIIPVLIQGYMLGKGAVKQVETLYDKSVSSNMESLSISLDFYVNHIEDYLRTLSQDQELQRLLNRETNASIGSQAVMDRLKSFTAAYRLRVPLYVQILTDQGEVFSNSALHDTEVERFKQVLRGFNWPEERVPYDNNIMYRNVGANLHDLSGDHNALYFTKNIVQGNQALGLLNVMVNDSLFQRLLHKIQLNSSTLAFISQDNGELLISSEDSNSPLQELSKNAISKAKNNGGEYESFHIKWNGRSYFCSIQNIPFLRWYLIALTPEESLASPTKQLWNHTLTVTVASIVLISLILYIFTRKAMVPILNLSKTVRKIRFNDPAQGHSIHWQFQYKGLEEIEILFSGIQQMVSRINEQIERIQTDEREKSNLELNLLLSQIKPHFLHNSINSIRWMAEMKGEKTIAQTLVNLSSMLNYTLSKSLTIWSTVGEEMDYVKSYIAFQEKRIFMKIETIWNVPQEVRNARILKLTLQPIVENAILHGFADLDGITPRLTLSCVEEEGQLRVEVIDNGAGIEEAALAGMLLNDPDGTSDEERISGIGLKNVHRRLQLEYGAHYGIEIRSEIGKGTTVALTFPYIDHNGGESE
- a CDS encoding P1 family peptidase, which codes for MRNPGIYRGKGISEKHNKIFLNREKYLRQTVDRNDRSLLDQPIGPSADRLIGRRTKVHAKGSITDVPGILVGHAEDQSGRTGCTVVLYPKGAVPGVDVRGGYPGTEQTDAIKPGTATDLVQGVLLTGGSNFGLAATAGVVNWLAGHGYGTRTEVGPLPTVPAAVIFDLYYAKGSRRPDARLGYKAAQAAKAGPVAQGSVGAGAGATVGKIYGTPMKGGVGTASWKIPGGPIVAAIVVVNALGDIWDEDHILAGALGPDGKFVNQTRAILKGIPPTPSSIRSGSTTIAVIATTAKLDKAEAGRVATLAHDGMARAVSPVHIQGDGDTVFCMATGTDTSGLIGNAAVTAIGTVAAVVLEQAIVRGVKAARAELKHQPKTK
- a CDS encoding RNA polymerase sigma factor — protein: MENSLLRESKEKTDEACAENPKRALPEAYDRHVDTVYRVCYSLMGNRQDAEDATHSVFVKLLESDKPFNDVEHEKAWLITAAQNHCRDLHRKWWRKKIVDLDAGALKLASMDAVRDRDMEDNLRKLPPTNRLVLYLYYYEGYKVNEIAEMLKLNPNTVKTQMRTARNRLKLEMGEDPRE
- a CDS encoding carbohydrate ABC transporter permease — encoded protein: MMSTITRYNMTGKKWRLAPFYIGIALLSTLFIYPLIYTLLTSFKTNGEIFSNYFGLPESWRFENYAHAWVKGKIGAYFMNSVFICTVYVALVLLFSSMASFVLARLRGKWLTAVFYFFVAGMMIPVHAILIPLAQTSVSLGLSDQYSFLIGIYIASGVPYMIFIMYGFMKGLPRELEEAVIIDGGGLWTIYRNILLPLSRPVLATMGILGFLSTWNDLILALLFIKKSAMWTLSLGLLNFSGFYTTDYVGLCSAIVLVNIPTIIVYISLQEYVEKGLTAGAVKG
- a CDS encoding carbohydrate ABC transporter permease; translation: MERLNARYGQIMLYLLPALLFYSVLLVYPVIKSFYLAAFKWNGFAGSAMTFVGFDNFRFIFEDATFWKSLQNVMTIMAGSILIQIPAGLFLALLLNGKWRGIRVVKAAFFMPVIMSATSISLLWKFILYPGDGLLDGFLTQLGMGNLIQAWLADPDIALFTVILICCWQGIGVVMIIFLSGLVAIPDAIKEAARIDGANRRQLLWYVTLPLIREVTAINVILLVIGTLKIFDNIYVLTNGGPLNATEVLGTYLYSEAFSNNRFGMASATAVVMFVIGFALTLIANRAMRREAYEG